The proteins below come from a single Chrysoperla carnea chromosome 1, inChrCarn1.1, whole genome shotgun sequence genomic window:
- the LOC123291004 gene encoding uncharacterized protein LOC123291004 isoform X1: MKKIILKRSYKEAGLPLHYSLSPSTSTEHENSANRIDEDSHPSCVSISPSEEEESNDWIAVTCFNNRVFAGRLENKENSLKCDFIIKKGDMEVIDNFHFVLKLVHYDQASDFNTWYYDSLTNLDTRLEEFQQRGSNAALDKIVCLELNIAKFDPMKGGSYIALSKKIKRNHHHIIDCLIKNKIIHIHQLKQHFQEIKNSFNGSTEFDGVIEVFLKKNSLDKYLYDGLITCISHGRVKALECLINTCKARNINLKFYPFSKNLDIWRWKWIILNNKIKEVLVYMNGEAREHLYISNYWRLKWFGGWANEVTIKEMVRIVKTILAYEEVGAIYVEEEVERNLFQKLFKMVDVITAWD, from the exons atgaagaagataATATTGAAAAGAAGCTATAAAGAAGCAG gtcTTCCATTGCACTATTCTCTATCACCATCAACATCAACAGAACATGAGAATTCTGCAAATAGAATTGATGAAGATTCTCATCCAAGCTGTGTGTCCATCTCTCCATCAGAAGAAGAAGAAAGCAATGACTGGATAGCAGTAACTTGCTTCAATAACAGAGTATTTGCAGGGAGATTAGAGAACAAGGAAAATA gtttaaaatgtgatttcataataaaaaaaggtgATATGGAAGTTATCGACAATTTTCACTTTGTGTTAAAACTTGTTCATTACGATCAAGCGTCTGATTTTAACACATGGTATTATGATTCATTAACTAATCTTGACACTCGCTTGGAAGAGTTTCAACAAAGAGGATCGAATGCTGCTTTAGATAAAATAGTATGTTTAGAATTAAATATAGCAAAATTCGATCCTATGAAAGGAGGGAGTTATATTGCACTCtccaaaaaaatcaaacgaaATCATCACCATATAAttgattgtttaattaaaaataaaataatacacatcCACCAACTCAAAcaacattttcaagaaattaaaaattcgtttaatgGATCTACAGAATTTGATGGAgtaattgaagtatttttaaagaaaaatagcttAGACAAATATTTGTATGATGGATTAATTACATGTATAAGCCATGGTAGAGTTAAAGCATTGGAATGCCTTATTAATACATGTAAAGCAAGAAATATAAACctgaaattttatccattttcaaaaaatctagataTATGGAGATGGAAATGgatcattttaaataacaaaatcaagGAAGTGTTGGTATATATGAATGGAGAAGCGAGGGAGCATTTGTATATATCAAACTATTGGCGACTGAAGTGGTTTGGTGGATGGGCAAATGAGGTGACGATAAAGGAGATGGTGAGAATAGTGAAGACTATTCTCGCCTATGAAGAAGTAGGGGCGATTTACGTAGAGGAGGAGGTTGAGAGAAACCTTTTCCAGAAATTATTTAAGATGGTGGATGTCATCACGGCATGGGactag
- the LOC123291004 gene encoding uncharacterized protein LOC123291004 isoform X2 yields the protein MKKIILKRSYKEAGLPLHYSLSPSTSTEHENSANRIDEDSHPSCVSISPSEEEESNDWIAVTCFNNRVFAGRLENKENNIWRWKWIILNNKIKEVLVYMNGEAREHLYISNYWRLKWFGGWANEVTIKEMVRIVKTILAYEEVGAIYVEEEVERNLFQKLFKMVDVITAWD from the exons atgaagaagataATATTGAAAAGAAGCTATAAAGAAGCAG gtcTTCCATTGCACTATTCTCTATCACCATCAACATCAACAGAACATGAGAATTCTGCAAATAGAATTGATGAAGATTCTCATCCAAGCTGTGTGTCCATCTCTCCATCAGAAGAAGAAGAAAGCAATGACTGGATAGCAGTAACTTGCTTCAATAACAGAGTATTTGCAGGGAGATTAGAGAACAAGGAAAATA ataTATGGAGATGGAAATGgatcattttaaataacaaaatcaagGAAGTGTTGGTATATATGAATGGAGAAGCGAGGGAGCATTTGTATATATCAAACTATTGGCGACTGAAGTGGTTTGGTGGATGGGCAAATGAGGTGACGATAAAGGAGATGGTGAGAATAGTGAAGACTATTCTCGCCTATGAAGAAGTAGGGGCGATTTACGTAGAGGAGGAGGTTGAGAGAAACCTTTTCCAGAAATTATTTAAGATGGTGGATGTCATCACGGCATGGGactag